A DNA window from Pirellulales bacterium contains the following coding sequences:
- a CDS encoding dihydroorotate dehydrogenase, whose protein sequence is MALTRPGIAGRRGADLRRLIAAPGGRALHWCFDTGSIAGWRRRNLLTESGVASSPTRNVRSDKALAARRPRASSSHVRPPHVTVPAPPAVDLAVRLGRLQLPNPILVASGTFGYAREMAPFVDLARLGGIVPKTVTRQPRPGNSPWRTIETPAGMLNSIGLDNDGVDAFAANHLPYLATVGAPIIVSIAGKNESEFVEMAAMLGEQPGVAAIELNISCPNVSGGIDFGTNPAMCEEVVKACRAATSSPIIAKLTPNVTSVAEMARAAEAGGADAIALINTVQGMAVDWRRRKPLLGNVVGGLSGPAIKPIALRCVFQAAQAVRTPLVGIGGIAAIDDVMEFLVAGASAVQLGTVNFYNPTAAGDVLDALPGALAEAGVGSVGELVGVLQLSAGR, encoded by the coding sequence ATGGCGCTTACGCGCCCCGGAATTGCCGGCCGGCGCGGCGCCGACCTGCGGCGCCTCATTGCGGCCCCCGGCGGTCGCGCGCTACATTGGTGCTTTGACACAGGCTCGATTGCGGGTTGGCGACGACGCAACCTGTTGACCGAAAGCGGCGTTGCGTCGTCGCCAACCCGCAATGTCCGCTCTGACAAAGCACTCGCCGCTCGCCGACCTCGCGCGTCTTCCTCGCATGTTCGCCCGCCGCACGTGACCGTTCCCGCCCCGCCCGCCGTCGATCTTGCGGTCCGACTCGGTCGCTTGCAACTTCCCAATCCGATCCTCGTCGCATCGGGGACGTTCGGTTACGCCCGCGAGATGGCGCCGTTCGTCGACCTCGCCCGGCTCGGCGGGATCGTCCCCAAGACGGTCACGCGCCAGCCGCGCCCCGGTAACTCTCCCTGGCGTACGATCGAGACCCCCGCGGGGATGCTCAACAGCATCGGGCTCGACAACGACGGGGTGGACGCTTTCGCGGCAAACCACTTGCCGTACCTCGCCACGGTCGGGGCGCCGATCATCGTCAGCATCGCCGGCAAGAACGAATCCGAGTTCGTCGAAATGGCCGCGATGCTCGGCGAGCAGCCGGGAGTCGCCGCGATCGAGTTGAACATCAGTTGCCCCAACGTCTCGGGCGGGATCGATTTTGGCACGAATCCTGCGATGTGCGAGGAAGTCGTGAAGGCGTGCCGAGCGGCGACGTCCTCTCCGATCATCGCCAAGCTGACCCCGAACGTCACGAGCGTGGCCGAGATGGCCCGCGCCGCCGAAGCAGGCGGCGCCGACGCGATCGCGCTGATCAACACCGTGCAGGGGATGGCCGTCGATTGGCGCCGGCGCAAGCCGCTGCTCGGGAACGTCGTCGGCGGGCTCTCGGGACCGGCGATCAAACCGATCGCCTTGCGGTGCGTCTTTCAGGCGGCCCAGGCCGTGCGGACCCCGCTGGTGGGGATCGGCGGCATCGCCGCGATCGACGACGTGATGGAGTTCCTCGTCGCCGGGGCCTCAGCGGTTCAACTGGGGACGGTGAACTTCTACAATCCCACGGCGGCCGGCGACGTGCTCGACGCGCTGCCAGGCGCGCTGGCTGAAGCGGGGGTCGGCAGCGTTGGCGAGCTTGTCGGCGTCTTGCAGCTTTCCGCGGGACGCTGA
- the trpS gene encoding tryptophan--tRNA ligase yields the protein MRVLSGIQPTGPFHWGNYFGAIRQYIELQDLADESYYFIANLHALTTVRDAKLLQQYTLDGALDLLALGLNPDKAVLFVQSDVPEASELCWLLMTGTPMGLLERCVSYKDKLAKGHKADAGLFTYPVLQAADILAYDATIVPVGEDQLQHIEVCRDIAGSFNHHFGETFTMPKGKVLDHSAKVPGIDGEKMSKSYGNTLAVFDDEKKQRKAIMRIVTDSRPLEDPKDPAGDVLFDLYKLVASEAELTDMAALYARGGFGYGEVKKALADAAERYWAPARARRAELAAHPDDVRDILADGAKRARAQASRVLARAQAACGVKGF from the coding sequence ATGCGCGTCCTTTCCGGCATTCAACCGACCGGCCCGTTTCATTGGGGCAATTACTTCGGCGCCATCCGGCAGTACATCGAGCTGCAGGATCTTGCCGACGAATCGTATTACTTCATTGCGAACCTGCACGCGCTCACCACGGTGCGCGACGCCAAGTTGCTGCAACAGTACACGCTCGACGGGGCGCTCGACCTGTTGGCCCTGGGGCTGAACCCGGACAAGGCGGTGCTGTTCGTCCAGTCCGACGTCCCCGAGGCGAGCGAGCTTTGCTGGCTGCTGATGACAGGCACGCCGATGGGGCTCTTGGAGCGGTGCGTCAGCTACAAGGACAAGCTTGCCAAGGGGCACAAGGCTGATGCGGGGCTGTTCACCTACCCGGTTCTGCAGGCGGCCGACATCCTGGCGTATGACGCGACCATCGTCCCCGTGGGCGAGGATCAGTTGCAGCATATCGAAGTTTGCCGCGATATCGCCGGCAGTTTTAACCACCACTTCGGCGAGACCTTCACGATGCCTAAGGGGAAGGTGCTCGATCACTCGGCCAAGGTCCCCGGGATCGACGGCGAGAAGATGTCCAAGAGCTACGGCAACACGCTCGCCGTGTTCGACGACGAGAAGAAACAGCGCAAAGCGATCATGCGGATCGTCACTGACAGCCGGCCGTTGGAGGACCCCAAGGACCCGGCGGGGGACGTGCTGTTCGATCTGTACAAGCTCGTCGCATCCGAAGCGGAACTAACCGACATGGCCGCGCTGTACGCCCGCGGCGGATTCGGTTACGGCGAGGTGAAGAAGGCGCTGGCCGACGCGGCGGAGCGATACTGGGCCCCGGCGCGGGCGCGGCGGGCCGAGCTGGCCGCGCATCCCGACGACGTTCGCGACATCCTTGCCGACGGCGCCAAGCGCGCCCGGGCCCAGGCGTCCCGAGTGCTGGCCCGCGCCCAGGCGGCGTGCGGGGTGAAAGGCTTCTGA
- the acpS gene encoding holo-ACP synthase, protein MSARILGIGTDIIECLRIAQMIERHGDLFLRRVFTDAEVEYCSAKKASTQHYAGRWAAKEAVLKALGTGWIRGIGWRDVEVSHRPGGAPQAELHAGAREVAERRGIEQVHLSISHCRSHAVAYAIAEGKDDE, encoded by the coding sequence ATGTCCGCACGCATTCTCGGCATCGGCACGGACATTATTGAGTGCTTGCGGATCGCGCAGATGATCGAGCGGCACGGCGATCTGTTCTTGCGCCGCGTGTTCACCGACGCCGAGGTCGAATACTGCTCGGCGAAGAAGGCGTCCACCCAACACTACGCCGGCCGCTGGGCCGCGAAGGAAGCGGTGCTCAAGGCCCTCGGGACCGGTTGGATCCGCGGGATCGGCTGGCGGGACGTCGAGGTGAGCCACCGCCCCGGAGGCGCACCGCAGGCCGAACTCCATGCCGGCGCTCGCGAAGTCGCCGAACGCCGCGGAATCGAGCAGGTCCACCTCAGCATCTCGCACTGCCGCAGTCATGCCGTGGCGTACGCGATCGCCGAAGGGAAAGACGACGAATGA
- the topA gene encoding type I DNA topoisomerase, which produces MGKKKATSSGTGQALVIVESPAKARTIGKYLGSGYRVEASIGHVRDLPHGAKEVPAKYKGEPWANLGVNVNEGFEPIYVVSPGKTKQIKLLKDELAKSDRLYLATDEDREGEAISWHLLELLKPKVPVHRLVFHEITKDAIQQALAGPRDIDEGLVRAQETRRIVDRLYGYEVSPLLWRKVRPKLSAGRVQSVAIRLIVERERERMAFVSAAWWDLTGTFAKSDAQRLEATLVTVDGKKIPTGKDFNPATGRLANEGLALLDGPAAEALAAKIRTGAFRVAAVEEKPYASKPYPPFTTSTLQQEANRKLGFTARRTMQVAQALYENGHITYMRTDSTNLASVAIDDARGLVEHSYGKEYLPAEPRLYKSKVKNAQEAHEAIRPAGHPFEKPDVMRGELGADEFKLFDMIWKRTIASQMSDARGRRISITIEGEGCTFQVSGKTIDFPGYLRAYVEGSDDPDAELADQERILPGVAVGETLQCLQLDAKDHQTQSPSRFSEAALTKALEERGIGRPSTYASIIDTIQARNYVFKKANALVPTWVAFSVVQLMEEHLARLVDYQFTAKMEDDLDAISRGEQESVKYLEQFYFGNGAPGLKKQLENKIDEIDPARIGRISIGKPADGPEVFVRVGRYSPFVEQGDRTASLPEDLPPDEVTLEAALRLLDQAQVAEEPLGICPETHKPVYLKVGRFGPYVQRGTMEDEEKPQNASLLKGMTPESVDFETALKLLTLPRTLGDHPETGKPVQAFNGRFGPYVKSGEETRSLPADVSPLEVTLEQALHLLAQPKTRGRGAAKKEPLRTFDKPSPATEKPIQILDGRYGPYVTDGETNASLRKGMSVEEMTFDEAVAMLAEKAAQGGGKKKAAPKKKAAAKKATPKKAAAKKATAKKSAAKKST; this is translated from the coding sequence ATGGGCAAGAAGAAGGCTACCTCCTCCGGCACAGGTCAGGCGCTGGTGATCGTCGAATCTCCGGCCAAGGCCCGCACGATCGGCAAGTACCTGGGGTCGGGGTACCGCGTCGAGGCGAGCATCGGCCATGTCCGCGATCTTCCCCACGGCGCCAAGGAGGTCCCCGCCAAATACAAAGGGGAGCCTTGGGCCAACCTTGGCGTCAACGTCAACGAGGGGTTCGAGCCGATCTACGTCGTTTCGCCCGGCAAAACGAAGCAGATCAAGCTGCTGAAAGACGAGCTCGCCAAGAGCGACCGCTTGTATCTGGCGACCGACGAAGACCGCGAAGGGGAAGCGATCAGTTGGCACCTGCTCGAGCTGCTCAAGCCGAAGGTGCCGGTCCACCGGCTCGTGTTCCACGAAATCACCAAAGACGCGATCCAACAAGCCCTGGCGGGTCCGCGCGACATCGACGAGGGGCTGGTCCGCGCCCAGGAAACCCGCCGCATCGTCGATCGGCTGTACGGGTACGAGGTCTCCCCGCTGCTGTGGCGCAAGGTGCGTCCCAAACTGTCCGCGGGCCGGGTGCAAAGCGTTGCGATCCGCCTGATCGTCGAGCGCGAGCGCGAGCGGATGGCATTCGTATCGGCGGCGTGGTGGGACTTGACGGGGACGTTCGCCAAGAGCGACGCCCAGCGGCTCGAAGCGACGCTCGTCACCGTGGACGGCAAGAAGATTCCCACGGGCAAAGATTTCAATCCCGCCACGGGCAGGCTCGCCAACGAAGGGCTGGCCCTGCTCGACGGCCCCGCGGCCGAGGCCCTCGCTGCGAAGATCCGCACCGGCGCCTTCCGCGTAGCTGCGGTCGAGGAGAAGCCGTACGCCAGCAAGCCGTACCCGCCGTTCACCACCAGCACGCTGCAGCAGGAGGCGAACCGCAAGCTCGGATTCACGGCCCGGCGGACGATGCAGGTGGCTCAGGCATTGTACGAAAACGGCCACATCACCTACATGCGCACCGACAGCACGAATCTGGCGTCGGTGGCGATCGACGACGCCCGCGGGCTTGTGGAACACAGTTACGGCAAGGAGTATCTCCCCGCCGAGCCGCGACTCTACAAGTCGAAGGTGAAGAACGCCCAGGAAGCCCACGAGGCGATCCGCCCCGCAGGGCACCCGTTCGAGAAGCCCGACGTGATGCGGGGCGAGCTGGGGGCCGACGAATTCAAGCTGTTCGATATGATCTGGAAGCGCACGATCGCCAGCCAGATGTCCGACGCCCGCGGTCGGCGGATCTCGATCACGATCGAGGGCGAGGGCTGCACGTTTCAGGTGAGCGGCAAGACGATCGACTTTCCAGGATACCTGCGGGCTTACGTTGAGGGCTCCGACGACCCGGACGCGGAGTTGGCCGACCAGGAGCGAATTCTCCCGGGCGTCGCCGTGGGAGAGACGCTCCAGTGTCTGCAGCTCGACGCCAAAGATCACCAAACCCAGTCGCCGAGCCGGTTCAGCGAAGCGGCCCTGACCAAGGCGCTCGAGGAGCGCGGCATCGGCCGGCCGAGCACGTACGCGTCGATCATCGACACGATTCAAGCCCGCAATTACGTGTTCAAAAAGGCCAATGCGCTGGTCCCCACGTGGGTTGCGTTCTCGGTCGTGCAGTTGATGGAGGAGCACTTGGCGCGGCTGGTCGACTACCAATTCACCGCCAAGATGGAAGACGATCTCGACGCGATCAGCCGCGGCGAGCAGGAGAGCGTGAAGTATCTCGAGCAGTTCTACTTCGGCAACGGCGCGCCGGGGCTGAAGAAGCAGCTTGAGAACAAGATCGACGAGATCGACCCGGCCCGCATCGGGCGGATCTCGATCGGCAAGCCGGCCGACGGGCCCGAGGTGTTCGTCCGCGTGGGGCGGTATTCGCCGTTCGTCGAACAAGGGGACCGCACCGCAAGTCTCCCCGAGGATCTCCCCCCCGACGAGGTGACGCTGGAGGCGGCGCTACGGCTATTGGATCAGGCCCAGGTCGCCGAGGAGCCGCTAGGGATCTGCCCCGAGACGCACAAGCCGGTGTACCTGAAGGTCGGTCGCTTCGGCCCCTATGTGCAACGGGGCACAATGGAAGACGAGGAGAAGCCGCAAAACGCGTCGTTGCTCAAGGGGATGACCCCCGAGAGCGTCGATTTCGAGACGGCGCTCAAGCTCCTCACCCTGCCGCGTACGCTGGGAGATCATCCGGAGACGGGCAAACCGGTCCAAGCGTTCAACGGACGATTCGGTCCGTATGTGAAAAGCGGAGAGGAAACCCGCTCTCTGCCGGCGGACGTGTCGCCGCTGGAGGTGACGCTGGAGCAGGCGCTGCACCTCTTGGCCCAGCCGAAGACGCGCGGGCGCGGCGCGGCGAAGAAGGAACCGTTGCGGACGTTCGACAAACCTTCGCCGGCCACGGAGAAGCCGATCCAGATCCTCGACGGTCGCTACGGCCCCTACGTCACCGACGGCGAAACGAACGCGTCGCTGCGCAAGGGGATGAGCGTCGAGGAGATGACGTTCGACGAAGCAGTTGCGATGCTTGCCGAAAAAGCGGCCCAAGGAGGCGGTAAGAAAAAGGCCGCTCCGAAGAAAAAAGCGGCCGCGAAGAAGGCGACGCCAAAAAAGGCGGCCGCCAAGAAAGCGACTGCCAAAAAATCAGCGGCCAAGAAGTCGACGTGA
- the glgB gene encoding 1,4-alpha-glucan branching protein GlgB — translation MRSQIELQALAPVIYGYHENPFAVLGPHPVEDAGRRALSVRAYLPDTQRAWVVDPSHGVAQPMRRIHPAGLYEAICPSDIHNPESERTYQLRAQAPNGEQTTMHDPYAFSPMLSEYDLHLLGEGRHWRSYDKLGAHLRTAAGVTGVNFAVWAPNAESVSVVGDFNGWDRRRHTMRKHIPSGVWELFIPEASAGLLYKYSVKFRGGHCEEKCDPYGFAAEVPPKTANLVANLDGYRWNDDQWMASRQERQGLDAPMSIYEVHLGSWRRGPQGPNHWLNYRELAHKLVDYCLEMGYTHLELLPVSEHPFTPSWGYQTVGYYAVTSRYGTPEDFMYFVDHCHQHGLGVIIDWVPAHFPKDGHGLAHFDGTALYEHADPRQGEHPDWGTKVFNYGRNEVRNFLTSNALFWLDKYHIDGLRVDAVASMLYLDYSRNEGEWIPNQYGGRENLEAISLLKEFNEQVHQSYPGVLTIAEESTAWGGVSRPTYLGGLGFTLKWNMGWMNDTLRYMRHEPIHRQYHHDELTFSLIYAFTENFALPFSHDEVVHGKGSLLDQMPGDLWQKFANLRMLYGYMWTHPGKKLLFMGGDIAQWHEWDCESELQWDLLQWETHQGVKKLVADLNRVYRTEPALYQVDFEYTGFEWIDCHNYADSILAYVRRGVDPEDFLVVVCNFTPVPRANYRLGMPGGGWYREILNTDSSYYGGSNVGNFPGIMAERRESHGRPYSVEMTLPPLSVVVLKPQRG, via the coding sequence GTGCGTTCGCAGATTGAGCTACAGGCCCTAGCGCCGGTCATTTACGGCTATCACGAGAACCCGTTCGCCGTGTTGGGGCCTCATCCCGTCGAGGACGCAGGTCGGCGAGCTTTGTCGGTGCGGGCTTACCTGCCCGACACGCAACGGGCGTGGGTCGTCGACCCGTCCCACGGGGTGGCGCAGCCGATGCGGCGGATCCACCCGGCCGGCCTTTACGAGGCGATCTGCCCGAGCGACATCCATAATCCCGAGTCCGAACGGACCTACCAGCTTCGCGCCCAAGCGCCCAACGGCGAGCAAACGACGATGCACGACCCGTACGCCTTCTCTCCCATGCTGAGCGAATACGACCTGCATCTTCTGGGCGAGGGTCGGCATTGGAGGAGTTACGACAAGCTTGGCGCCCACCTGCGCACGGCAGCCGGCGTGACCGGCGTGAATTTCGCGGTCTGGGCGCCCAACGCCGAGAGCGTCAGCGTGGTCGGCGACTTCAACGGCTGGGACCGTCGGCGGCATACGATGCGCAAGCACATCCCCAGCGGGGTGTGGGAGCTGTTCATCCCCGAGGCGTCGGCCGGACTGCTTTACAAGTATTCGGTGAAGTTCCGCGGCGGGCACTGCGAGGAGAAGTGCGATCCCTACGGTTTCGCCGCCGAAGTGCCCCCCAAGACGGCCAATCTGGTCGCCAACCTCGACGGCTACCGGTGGAACGACGACCAGTGGATGGCCTCGCGGCAGGAACGCCAAGGGCTCGACGCCCCGATGTCGATTTACGAAGTGCATCTCGGCAGTTGGCGGCGCGGACCGCAGGGGCCGAATCACTGGCTTAACTACCGCGAGCTCGCCCATAAGCTCGTCGACTACTGCCTGGAGATGGGTTACACCCACTTGGAACTTCTGCCGGTGAGCGAGCACCCGTTCACCCCCAGTTGGGGCTACCAGACGGTCGGCTACTACGCCGTGACCAGTCGCTACGGGACGCCGGAAGATTTCATGTACTTCGTCGACCACTGCCACCAGCACGGGCTGGGGGTGATCATCGACTGGGTGCCGGCCCACTTTCCGAAAGACGGCCACGGGCTGGCACATTTCGACGGCACGGCTTTGTACGAACACGCCGATCCCCGCCAGGGCGAGCACCCCGACTGGGGGACCAAGGTGTTCAACTACGGCCGGAACGAGGTCCGCAATTTCCTCACCTCGAACGCACTGTTTTGGCTCGACAAGTATCACATCGACGGTCTGCGGGTCGACGCGGTCGCCTCGATGCTGTACCTCGACTACAGCCGCAACGAAGGGGAGTGGATTCCCAACCAATACGGCGGCCGCGAGAATCTCGAGGCGATCAGTCTCCTCAAGGAGTTCAACGAGCAGGTCCACCAGAGCTATCCTGGCGTGCTGACGATCGCCGAGGAGTCGACCGCCTGGGGAGGGGTCTCTCGGCCGACCTACCTCGGCGGGCTGGGCTTTACGCTCAAGTGGAACATGGGGTGGATGAACGACACGCTGCGCTACATGCGGCACGAACCGATCCACCGGCAGTATCACCACGACGAGCTGACGTTCTCGCTGATCTACGCCTTTACCGAGAACTTCGCGCTGCCGTTCTCGCACGACGAGGTTGTCCACGGCAAAGGGTCGCTGCTGGACCAAATGCCGGGCGACCTGTGGCAGAAATTCGCGAACCTGCGGATGCTGTACGGGTATATGTGGACCCACCCCGGCAAGAAGCTGCTGTTCATGGGAGGGGACATCGCCCAGTGGCATGAGTGGGACTGCGAGAGCGAACTGCAGTGGGACCTGCTGCAGTGGGAGACCCACCAGGGCGTGAAGAAGCTGGTCGCGGACCTGAATCGGGTCTATCGCACCGAGCCCGCGTTGTACCAGGTCGACTTCGAGTACACGGGCTTCGAATGGATCGACTGCCACAACTACGCCGACAGCATCCTGGCTTACGTTCGCAGAGGGGTCGATCCCGAGGATTTCCTCGTCGTGGTCTGCAACTTCACCCCGGTGCCGCGGGCGAACTATCGGCTGGGAATGCCAGGGGGGGGTTGGTACCGCGAGATCCTCAACACGGACTCAAGCTACTACGGCGGCAGCAACGTCGGGAACTTCCCCGGCATTATGGCCGAACGCCGCGAGAGCCACGGCCGGCCGTACTCGGTCGAAATGACCTTGCCGCCGCTGTCGGTCGTGGTGCTCAAGCCGCAGCGGGGTTAG